The DNA region TCGGGCTCACAGCGGCGAAGGCGCCGAATGCGGATGTTAAGACGATTGTCGGTGGCATCGGCATGGTGGCGGACCAGTTGAAAAATGTGCTCGGCCAGCACGGGTTGAAGGAGATCAATCCGGTCGGGCAGACTTTCGATCCGAATCAGCACGAGGCCATCGCAGCGCAGCCGAGCGCGGATGTCGTGGACGGCAATGTCGTGCAGGTCGTGCGCATCGGCTACAGCTTGAACGGGCGTCTGCTGCGGCCGGCGTCGGTGGTTGTTTCGAGCGGCCCGGCCAAGGAGGAGGCGAAGTAAACGGCTGATCCTGAGTGGCGGAAATTTTTCGCCGCGAGTGCGACGACGGCGTCGCGATCCCATCCAGCGCACCACACGACCATGGCTACCAAGGAAGATTATTACTCACTGCTCGGCGTCGAGAAGACCGCATCCGAAGAGGATCTAAAGAAGGCTTATCGCAAGAAGGCCATCCAGTATCACCCGGATAAAAATCAGGGTAACAAAGAGGCCGAGGAGATGTTCAAGAAAGTCTCCGAGGCGTACGAGGTTTTGAAAGATCCGCAGAAACGCGCGGCGTATGACCGTTATGGGCACGCGGCGTTTCAGGCGGGCGGCGGCGCGGGTCCGCGCGGGCCTGGTGGTGGCGGTGGAGGCTTCCACGATCCGTTCGATATTTTCCGCGAGGTCTTCAACCAGCAGGGCGGAGGCGGCGGTGGAGGTGGCGGCGGCATCTTTGAAGAATTTTTCGGAGGTGGCGGTGGCCGCGATGGCGGGCGCGATGGCTCCGATCTGCGCTACGATTTAGAAATCTCTCTCGAAGACGCGGCGAAGGGGATCGAGAAGGAAGTTTCCTTCCGCAAGGCGATGACGTGCGAGCGGTGCGATGGCTCGGGTGCTGAACCTGGCTCTAAGAAAGTCACCTGCCCGACGTGTCGCGGCGCGGGACAGATCCGCCGCTCGGGCGGCATCATCACGTTTACCCAGGCTTGTCCGACCTGCGGCGGCGCGGGGACGAAGATCGAGAAGCCCTGCACGGCGTGCAAAGGCGAAGGGCGCACGGCGAAGACGACCAAGCTTAATGTGCGCATCCCGCCCGGCGTGGACACGGGCTCGCGGTTGCGCTCCGTCGGCAATGGCGAGGCGGGCATGGCCGGTGGGCAGGCGGGCGATCTGTACATCGTGATCAGCGTGGCGGAGCACGAGATCTTCGAGCGCCAGAACGACGATCTTTTTTGCGAGATCCCGATCAAATTCACGCTCGCGACGCTCGGTGGCTCGATCGAAGTGCCAACGCTTTCAGGCAAGGCTTCGCTGAAGATTCCTGTCGGCACGCAGAGCGGCACGACGTTCCGGCTCAAAGGCAAAGGCATGCCGAGCCTGCGCGGCGGGAGTCATGGTGATCAGCTCGTGCGCGTTCATGTCGAAGTGCCGACGAGTCTGTCGGCTGAGCAGCGCAAGAAGCTGGAGGAGTTTGCCCAGATCAGTGGCGATGCGAATGAGCCGATGGCGAAAAGTTTCTTCGAGAAGGCGAAGAAGTTTTTCTGATTGGGGATTTTAAGGAAAGAATGTGGAAATCAGGAAAACTGGAAACAAGCCGGTCTCGCGTGACCGGAGCATCGAACCTAATCTGGAACTCAGGAACTCTGGGTTACTGAGTGAGGAACGAAGTCTAGACTTCGTTCCTGTTTTCCTGATTTCCACATCCCGCATCGAAAATGACTCTCGAAAATCCCAAGCTCTTCACCTCGCTCGATGTCGCAGTGGCTGCGCGTGAGAAACTGCGGGCGGCGGGCAAGCGGGTCGTACTGACCAATGGCGTGTTCGATCTCCTGCACACGGGGCATCTGTACTATTTGCAGAAGGCGCGGGCGCTCGGGGACGCGTTGTTCATCGCGCTGAATTCCGATGCGAGCGTGCGGGAACTCAAAGGGCCATTGCGGCCGGTACAGAACGAAACTGAGCGCGCGTATGCACTGGCGGCGGCGTGGTTCATCGACGGGATCATCGTGTTTCGGGAGAAGCGGCTGACGAACGAGATTCTGGCGCTGAAGCCGGACGTCTACTCGAAGGCGGGCGACTATACGCTGGAGAAACTCGATCCGGGCGAGCGCGGGGTGTTGGAGAAAGTCGGCGCGACGATCGACTTCATGCCGTTTCTGCCGGGCTTCAGCACCACGAACCTGATCGCGAAGATCAAGGCGGCGGGCGGGATCTGAATTTTATGCGTGTTGTGATTCTTGGTTCCGGCCGTGGCAGCAATGCCGGGGCGATTTTGAAGGCTCAGGCGGAAAACCGGCTGGGGCGGGCGAAGGTCGTGCAGATTTTTGCGGACAAGCCGGACGCGGGGATTCTTG from Nibricoccus aquaticus includes:
- the dnaJ gene encoding molecular chaperone DnaJ, which encodes MATKEDYYSLLGVEKTASEEDLKKAYRKKAIQYHPDKNQGNKEAEEMFKKVSEAYEVLKDPQKRAAYDRYGHAAFQAGGGAGPRGPGGGGGGFHDPFDIFREVFNQQGGGGGGGGGGIFEEFFGGGGGRDGGRDGSDLRYDLEISLEDAAKGIEKEVSFRKAMTCERCDGSGAEPGSKKVTCPTCRGAGQIRRSGGIITFTQACPTCGGAGTKIEKPCTACKGEGRTAKTTKLNVRIPPGVDTGSRLRSVGNGEAGMAGGQAGDLYIVISVAEHEIFERQNDDLFCEIPIKFTLATLGGSIEVPTLSGKASLKIPVGTQSGTTFRLKGKGMPSLRGGSHGDQLVRVHVEVPTSLSAEQRKKLEEFAQISGDANEPMAKSFFEKAKKFF
- a CDS encoding adenylyltransferase/cytidyltransferase family protein; amino-acid sequence: MTLENPKLFTSLDVAVAAREKLRAAGKRVVLTNGVFDLLHTGHLYYLQKARALGDALFIALNSDASVRELKGPLRPVQNETERAYALAAAWFIDGIIVFREKRLTNEILALKPDVYSKAGDYTLEKLDPGERGVLEKVGATIDFMPFLPGFSTTNLIAKIKAAGGI